The following are encoded together in the Aciduricibacillus chroicocephali genome:
- a CDS encoding LysE family transporter yields MSVFFGYVFMGLAIAAPIGPVNAAQLDRGIKSGFWHAWLVGLGSIMADFVYVGVVYLGLIQFMEIQIVQAFLWSFGTFVLMYTGIEGIVNAGKIDMRSSDKRQTAAKSFFGGFLISISNPLTILFWLGIYGSILAKTSATYTTFQIILYSFAIFLGLFAWDLFMATVASTSKKFLNSKALKWISTFSGLSLIGFAIYFGIEAFKILFM; encoded by the coding sequence ATGAGTGTTTTCTTTGGTTACGTTTTTATGGGACTGGCTATCGCAGCGCCAATTGGTCCAGTGAACGCCGCTCAGCTGGACAGAGGAATTAAGAGTGGTTTTTGGCATGCATGGCTAGTCGGCCTTGGTTCCATTATGGCGGATTTTGTGTATGTTGGTGTCGTCTATCTTGGACTTATTCAATTCATGGAAATTCAGATTGTCCAAGCTTTCCTTTGGTCTTTTGGTACTTTTGTACTCATGTATACAGGAATTGAAGGTATTGTGAATGCCGGGAAGATTGATATGCGCTCGTCTGATAAAAGACAAACTGCGGCCAAATCATTTTTTGGAGGTTTTCTAATCTCCATATCAAATCCTTTGACGATCCTGTTTTGGCTCGGAATTTATGGATCAATCCTAGCAAAGACTTCTGCAACCTATACGACATTCCAAATTATTCTTTACAGCTTTGCGATTTTTCTCGGGCTATTTGCATGGGATTTGTTCATGGCGACTGTCGCGAGTACTTCGAAGAAATTTCTCAATTCAAAAGCACTCAAATGGATTTCAACTTTTTCCGGCCTTTCACTAATTGGATTTGCCATTTATTTTGGAATAGAGGCATTCAAAATACTGTTCATGTAA
- a CDS encoding amino acid permease yields MGTSANSKDEKKLAWWQLSLVGVGCIIGTGYFLGSVIGIKMAGPAIIISFILAAIGTYIVAEALAKMSAKDPQKGAFRSYAKKAYGSWAGFSSGWVYWFSEILIVGSQLTALSILSKFWFPDWPLWVFGTFYAILGVIVVLIGTSGFEKAQNIFAVIKIAAIFMFIILAIAVIFGLFGGGSSDFQFSKTVGDFIPSGVMGLWASLIFGFYAFGGIEIMGIMSTRLKNREDAVKSASVMLIVLTIIYLISLILATSLASLEKFKINESPFVVALADYNLDFFPHIFIGAIIIAGFSTMSASLFAVTSMIVTLAEDGDAPKLFAIKWKLKVQPFALLLTICGLIASIVLSVLMPGKVYEYITTSAGLMLMYNWLFILFSFPRLIEVKGGGHIKRYIGMLLIAAAISGTLVDKESRPGFYVSILFVILIVIAFIIKHFMNKNKDKETAH; encoded by the coding sequence TTGGGAACTTCAGCTAATTCCAAGGACGAAAAAAAGCTAGCCTGGTGGCAGCTCTCCCTCGTTGGAGTCGGTTGCATCATTGGAACCGGCTACTTTCTCGGCTCGGTCATCGGCATCAAAATGGCTGGACCAGCTATTATCATTTCATTTATTCTCGCAGCAATCGGGACATATATTGTCGCTGAAGCACTAGCCAAAATGTCTGCAAAGGACCCTCAAAAAGGTGCCTTCCGCTCTTATGCAAAAAAAGCTTATGGGTCATGGGCGGGCTTCAGCAGCGGTTGGGTATACTGGTTCTCAGAAATTCTCATAGTCGGCAGTCAGCTTACCGCTCTCTCCATCTTGTCCAAATTCTGGTTCCCTGACTGGCCACTTTGGGTTTTTGGAACATTTTATGCCATACTCGGTGTCATTGTCGTGCTGATTGGAACGAGCGGCTTTGAAAAAGCACAGAATATCTTCGCGGTCATTAAAATTGCAGCCATCTTCATGTTCATCATACTCGCCATCGCTGTAATTTTTGGTCTGTTCGGCGGCGGCAGCTCCGATTTCCAATTTTCAAAGACAGTGGGCGATTTCATCCCAAGTGGCGTAATGGGTTTGTGGGCCTCATTGATATTCGGCTTTTATGCTTTCGGAGGAATTGAAATTATGGGAATCATGTCAACAAGACTTAAGAATCGGGAGGATGCTGTAAAGTCTGCATCCGTTATGCTCATCGTTCTTACAATCATCTATCTGATTTCGCTTATCCTAGCGACTAGTCTTGCTTCCCTCGAAAAGTTCAAAATCAATGAGAGTCCGTTCGTTGTCGCTCTAGCTGATTACAATCTCGATTTCTTCCCCCACATTTTCATTGGAGCTATTATCATTGCTGGTTTTTCTACTATGTCAGCTTCATTATTCGCTGTTACAAGCATGATTGTAACACTCGCTGAAGATGGTGACGCTCCAAAACTGTTTGCGATTAAATGGAAGTTGAAAGTCCAGCCATTTGCACTGTTGCTTACCATTTGCGGACTCATTGCTTCAATTGTACTATCTGTTCTGATGCCCGGAAAAGTGTACGAATACATTACTACATCCGCCGGTCTCATGCTCATGTACAATTGGCTCTTCATTCTGTTCTCCTTCCCTCGGCTTATTGAGGTGAAAGGTGGCGGACATATCAAACGATATATCGGCATGCTGCTAATTGCCGCTGCCATTAGCGGGACGCTCGTTGATAAAGAAAGTCGCCCCGGGTTTTATGTAAGTATCTTGTTCGTTATACTGATTGTTATAGCGTTTATTATCAAACACTTCATGAACAAAAATAAGGATAAGGAGACTGCCCATTAA